Genomic window (Paenibacillus sp. PK3_47):
AGTAACTGTTCCCGTTGACAGGCCGGTTACACTGCCGTTAGAGCTGACAGAAGCAACACCGGAGTTGGACACGGACCAGCTGACCTGCTTGTTGGTGGCATTGGCGGGCGCTACGCTGGCGGTTAACTGAATGCTTTTGCCCACCTCGACCTGGGAAGCGGATGGAGAGACGGTGACGCTGCTAACCGCAACGTTTCCCGGATTGCCGGGATTTTCGCCGCCGCCGCTGCCCTCCTTATACACACGCACATAATCCACCTGCATAGTAGCCGGAATGTCGGAAGGGGCCGGGGTGAGGCCGCCGTCGAAATGGCCGCCGACAGCAAGGTTCATAATCAGGTAGAACGGCTGGTCAAACGGAGCATTCGGATTGTTAGGCGCGGCCACGGAATACCATTGCTCACGGCTGACTTTAAAGAAAAATTTGCCGTCAACATACCATTTGATATTGTCATCTTCCCAGATCATGGAGTACACGTGGTAATCGTTCGCGAATGTCTGGCCTTGCGGGAAGTGATACTCGCCGGCGATGTAGCGGTTCACCGGCCATTGGCCGCCGAAGTGGACGGCGCCGCTGGTTGTGCCGGGGAGCCGGCCTTTGGCCTCCATAATGTCGATTTCACCGGATGCGGCCCATGCGCCATAGACGGAATCTTCCGGCAGCATCCACAGGGCCGGCCAGATGCCGTTACCTGTAGGCAGCTTGGCGCGGATGTCCACCCGTCCATATTGGAGAGACATGTGATCCTTGGTATTGATTTTGCCGGAGGAATACTCTGCGTACCGGTTCGGGTCCTGCGGGAACGAGCGGTGATCGTTCAAAGCCCGGATGTTCAGCTTCCCGTCGGTTACAAATACATTCTGCGTGCTGTTCGTATAATGCTGCAGCTCCGCATTGCCCCAGCCCCAGCTGTTCGGGTCATTGCTGATATAATAGCCGGTTTCATAATTCCATTTGCTTGTATCAAGCGCGGTGCCGCTGAATTCATCCTGCCAGATGAGATTCATGCCTGAGATAGCTGGGTCAGCAGGTGTTCCAATTGTAATATCCTCCTGGTCGGATTCATCAGGACGCGGGGCATTAGGATTGCCGATAAAGGTGTAATTAACATAATTGCTGCCGACATTTCCGCCTGCCTGCCCGTTCAGCGGGTAGCCGATGCGGATTTCCATATTCTCCTGGATCGGCTGGAACCACAGTCCGTAGATGTAATCGGACCAGTAGCCCCACTGGTTGGCCGCGGACATATTGTTATAGCCGTTGCCGGAGTAGAGGAAGCCGCTCTGGGCGGAATTGCTCAGATCCACCCACTGGCCGTTCTTTTTAATCTGATACACAAACTTGCCAAGTTCGCTGCCGATCGCTGCGCTTCCGTCAATCTTGGGCAGCGGGAAGCCGATTGCGCCGCTGTTGTCCGCGGTGTAGGTGGTGTTGCTGTCATAAGCTGAGAGGACATATGAATTCCGCACAGGCTGATTAAAAGTGATGGTATAGATCAGGCTGGCGGAGGAGGTTTTGGATTCCAGCTTCACGTTGATGGACTCAGTAACGGTAAACCAGTAACCTCCGCCGCCTTCCGTGAACTGGCCGAAATTGCTGTCGTAGATCCAGCCGCTGGCCGCATTGTTGTCGATGTCGATCCATTGGCTGCTGTTGACCGGTTTGACGTAGACTTTCAAATCATGGGCCACAGCATCATAAATCAGGGCCGGATCGTTGTTGAAAATGGGGTAAGTAAAGCCTGCGCCGCCGGTAAAACCGGCTGTAAGCTGCGGCCCTTGCGTGGGTGTCATGGAGGTGATGGAGGCTGTGTTGACGTTCTGGAACACGAGGCTGTAATCCAGTGTTACACCGCTGTTCGCTTTGGAGTAGAGCCGGATGTCAGTGGTAGCGGAGAGCGTGAACCAGTAGCCGTTCGCACCGCCGTCACTCCAATGTCCCCAGTTCTGGTTATAGACATAGCCGCCGGCACTGTCAATGTCTACCCAGTTGCCATTCTTCTTCACCTGGACGCCGACGTCACCGGAAACATCATTCCAAGACGCGGCTCCCCCGTTAAAAACAGGCATAACAAAACCGTAGCTTGCCTGCCCCACCCCGGATTTGGTGATCACCGGACCGTCAGCTGCCGAGAAATAAGCCATTGAAGTAACGGTGGTACCTGCCGCCTGAGCCGTGGATGCAGGCAGCAGGCCGATCCCGGCCAGCAGCGCTACCGCGAGAAACAGACTCCATACCTTACGCCCAAATTCCATCTCCGCTTTGTGAAATCGCTTCATACTTGCCCTCCTTATAAAATAGTGTGGCACATAAGAAACCGCTTACAATGAAGTACAACTCTATTCTAGCGAATGGAAGAAAAGGGTGAAAGGTACAGTATTTTGTATAATGGTTCAATATTTTGGTTTTCATTTCAAATGGGATGCATGATTGCGGGATTCACCCTCCCGGACCTCTTTGTGGCGCATCATCTGCCTGTATTCTGTAGGCTGCATGCCCATAACTTCGCGGAAAGCGCGCGTGAAGCTTTTGTAGCTTTCATATCCGACCATGGCGGTTACTTCGACTACTTTGTATTCGGTGTCGGCCAGCAGCCGCCGGGCTTTGTCCAGCCGTACATCGCGCAGGTACTCGGCAAAGCCTTTGCCGACATTTTTTTTGAACAGGTTAGAGAAATACGCATAGTTCAGCGATACATGGTTGGAGACCATGGCGAGATCGAGCGGCTTATGGTAATTTTCGTGAATGTAACGAATGGCTTCGTTCAGGTCCTGCGAATTACGGTAGCTGCATTTGAACTCGTAGTAGAACTGGTTCAGACGCAGCAGCTGATGCTGCAGAGCCTGGATATAGTCGCGTATGCCCGGATAATCAAACAAATTGCGCAGTGATTCAATATCCAGCGCCTCTTCGCCCATGTAGGGGGAGATCACACGCTCGTATTCTTCCAGCATCTGCACTATGGCGCCGCACAGCCGCTCGGTATAACGGATAGAGTAACGCTGCAGAACGTCCTTATGAAAAAGCTCAGAAATGCCCTCTATGATTATGCCGCTGTTGCTGGTCCCGATCTGCCGGAACAATGCGTACAGCTCCTCATGGGGAAGCTGCCACTGCTGCTCCAGCCCTTCGATATGCATCGGCAGAACACAGCGGATGTCCGGAAAAAGATAGCTGCTCTTGTACAGCTCCTGTGCCTCCATATAGGCGTGGGGCAGTGCTTTCAGCCCCTGCTGCGGACCGGTCAGGACGGCTGTGGCAGGAATTTGCCCGGCCTTGAGCGCAGCGGGCAAAGCCTCCGGATCAGCGCCGGCCGGAACGGCGAGAATCAGGTGGGGACGGGACTGGAGGCGGAGACATTCCTGTCTGCCGAATATCCGGTAAGCGATGGATTCCATCGTGTGGGCGCTGCTGGCGCCGGGCAGGTTAATCCGCCGTTCCTCGCGCAGCAGGCACAGCCGGTAGCTGCTCCACAGCTCTGTGTTCCGGTGCTCGGTTTCGCCGAGCCATACCTCATCACCGGCAGCACCCTGCATATACATGGACAGCTCCTTGCGGTCCGTCTCTCTGGCGAGCAGGGATAACTGCTCAATATTGTGCGACAGCGCCTGCCGCGTCCTGATTTCCTGCCAGACATGCTCAACCGAGGTCTGCAGATCCTCACGCTTTACGGGCTTGAGCAAGTAGCCTTTGGCTCCCAGCTCAATGGCCTTCTGGGCATAAGCGAAATCCCCATATCCGCTTATAATGAGGTAATCCACAGTGAGCTGCTCTTCCCGGGTCCGGGCCATCAGGGTCAGGCCGTCCATATCCGGCATCCGGATATCAGTTATGACAAGCTGGATGCTGTGTTCGCGCAGCAGCTGCAGAGCCTCCACGCCGTTAGCCGCGGAATAAATATGCTCCGGCTGGAGCGGAAATTGGCGCAGCATGGCCTGCAGGCCGTCGCGGATGTTCTTTTGGTCGTCTACGATCAGCAGGCTGATCATGACTTACCACCCCCCAAGATTGTTTTGTTCCCATGGCAAATGTATGGTTACACAGGTAAAAGCGCCCTGTACGCTGTGAATGGTAAGCCCGCTGCCCAATCCGTAATGGAGCCGGAGCCGCTTATGGACATTTTCCAGGCCAAGCCCGTTCCTGCCCGCAGTAATCATCTTGTCGGATTCATCCGCCAGCGCCTCCTGCAGGCTGTGCAATACCGCGGGTTCAATGCCGGCTCCATCATCGCGGATGGTAATCATCAGGCTGCCGTGCTCAACCGCCACCGAAATTTGAATATGGACACTGCCGCCTGGAGGGGCCCCGTGATGTACGGCATTC
Coding sequences:
- a CDS encoding response regulator → MISLLIVDDQKNIRDGLQAMLRQFPLQPEHIYSAANGVEALQLLREHSIQLVITDIRMPDMDGLTLMARTREEQLTVDYLIISGYGDFAYAQKAIELGAKGYLLKPVKREDLQTSVEHVWQEIRTRQALSHNIEQLSLLARETDRKELSMYMQGAAGDEVWLGETEHRNTELWSSYRLCLLREERRINLPGASSAHTMESIAYRIFGRQECLRLQSRPHLILAVPAGADPEALPAALKAGQIPATAVLTGPQQGLKALPHAYMEAQELYKSSYLFPDIRCVLPMHIEGLEQQWQLPHEELYALFRQIGTSNSGIIIEGISELFHKDVLQRYSIRYTERLCGAIVQMLEEYERVISPYMGEEALDIESLRNLFDYPGIRDYIQALQHQLLRLNQFYYEFKCSYRNSQDLNEAIRYIHENYHKPLDLAMVSNHVSLNYAYFSNLFKKNVGKGFAEYLRDVRLDKARRLLADTEYKVVEVTAMVGYESYKSFTRAFREVMGMQPTEYRQMMRHKEVREGESRNHASHLK
- a CDS encoding family 16 glycosylhydrolase, which codes for MKRFHKAEMEFGRKVWSLFLAVALLAGIGLLPASTAQAAGTTVTSMAYFSAADGPVITKSGVGQASYGFVMPVFNGGAASWNDVSGDVGVQVKKNGNWVDIDSAGGYVYNQNWGHWSDGGANGYWFTLSATTDIRLYSKANSGVTLDYSLVFQNVNTASITSMTPTQGPQLTAGFTGGAGFTYPIFNNDPALIYDAVAHDLKVYVKPVNSSQWIDIDNNAASGWIYDSNFGQFTEGGGGYWFTVTESINVKLESKTSSASLIYTITFNQPVRNSYVLSAYDSNTTYTADNSGAIGFPLPKIDGSAAIGSELGKFVYQIKKNGQWVDLSNSAQSGFLYSGNGYNNMSAANQWGYWSDYIYGLWFQPIQENMEIRIGYPLNGQAGGNVGSNYVNYTFIGNPNAPRPDESDQEDITIGTPADPAISGMNLIWQDEFSGTALDTSKWNYETGYYISNDPNSWGWGNAELQHYTNSTQNVFVTDGKLNIRALNDHRSFPQDPNRYAEYSSGKINTKDHMSLQYGRVDIRAKLPTGNGIWPALWMLPEDSVYGAWAASGEIDIMEAKGRLPGTTSGAVHFGGQWPVNRYIAGEYHFPQGQTFANDYHVYSMIWEDDNIKWYVDGKFFFKVSREQWYSVAAPNNPNAPFDQPFYLIMNLAVGGHFDGGLTPAPSDIPATMQVDYVRVYKEGSGGGENPGNPGNVAVSSVTVSPSASQVEVGKSIQLTASVAPANATNKQVSWSVSNSGVASVSSNGSVTGLSTGTVTVTATTADGGKTAVSTITVIQPPPVTVVIGDNVRGLKKTGNNLLFYVNGATFADLHYKINGGGQLNVAMTPSGSGNFTYAVNNLQQGDTVEYSFTYNPGQGALDTPWQTYVHGMTQGVPE